The Deinococcus humi genome has a segment encoding these proteins:
- a CDS encoding DUF1800 domain-containing protein — protein sequence MSLPPYPQKLSPEDAAHFLRRTAYGATDAQIRALVGKDAHVVAREALKFDARTAPDNPFDPSTGATPGAMVQLTRAAWLFELMYSPQPLREKLALTWSNHFVIGTDKVKNHPALAAYLGLLRRHAVAPSFERFTLEIAQTPAMLRYLDNDKNKKGRPNENFARELMELFTLGIGAPGRPNYSEQDVKEAARALTGWSFVGGRGNPKNSYLEPVEASFNPGQHDDGPKTYLGHSGNLSFEDVICLSTTHPQTAVFVSRKLHRAFVADTPDEGAVQGSAETFRRTNGNIGVVLEELLSSSVFYAPQHRASIIRGPVEYIVGAVRTLGQPRLEVRQLLNLAQTAGRMGQLLLQPDTVGGWDGGREWINDSTLLTRMQVAAALTLGNAAPRLDAPPGDLALFGSEKNPVQAALQGLNPRQRVYLALVSPEFQLA from the coding sequence GTGAGCCTGCCCCCCTACCCCCAGAAGCTCAGTCCAGAGGATGCCGCCCATTTTCTGCGGCGCACCGCTTACGGCGCCACCGACGCGCAGATCCGTGCGCTGGTGGGCAAGGACGCCCACGTGGTGGCCAGAGAGGCCCTGAAGTTCGATGCCCGCACGGCGCCCGACAACCCTTTCGATCCTTCGACGGGCGCGACTCCTGGCGCAATGGTGCAACTCACCCGCGCTGCCTGGTTGTTCGAGTTGATGTACAGTCCCCAGCCCCTGCGCGAGAAACTGGCGCTGACCTGGAGCAACCACTTTGTCATCGGCACCGACAAGGTCAAGAACCACCCAGCCCTTGCCGCCTATCTGGGCCTGCTGAGACGGCACGCCGTCGCACCCAGCTTCGAGCGCTTCACGCTGGAGATCGCGCAGACGCCCGCCATGCTGCGCTATCTGGACAACGACAAGAACAAGAAGGGAAGGCCCAACGAGAACTTTGCCCGCGAGCTGATGGAGCTTTTCACCCTCGGCATCGGTGCCCCCGGCAGGCCCAACTACAGCGAACAGGACGTCAAGGAGGCCGCGCGGGCGCTGACCGGCTGGAGTTTCGTGGGTGGGCGCGGCAATCCCAAAAACAGCTACCTAGAACCCGTTGAGGCCAGCTTTAACCCCGGACAGCACGATGACGGCCCGAAGACGTACCTGGGCCACAGCGGCAATCTGAGCTTCGAAGACGTGATCTGCCTGTCCACCACGCACCCGCAGACCGCCGTGTTCGTGTCACGCAAGCTGCACCGTGCCTTCGTGGCCGACACGCCTGACGAGGGGGCCGTGCAGGGCAGCGCCGAGACCTTCCGCCGCACGAACGGCAACATCGGCGTGGTGCTTGAAGAACTGTTGTCCAGCTCGGTCTTCTACGCGCCGCAGCACCGTGCCAGCATCATCCGGGGGCCGGTGGAGTACATCGTGGGCGCAGTCCGCACGCTGGGCCAGCCCAGGCTGGAGGTCAGGCAACTGCTGAACCTGGCCCAGACAGCGGGCCGAATGGGCCAGCTTTTGCTGCAACCCGACACGGTGGGGGGCTGGGACGGCGGGCGCGAGTGGATCAACGACTCCACATTGCTGACGCGCATGCAGGTGGCCGCCGCCCTGACCCTGGGCAACGCCGCACCCAGACTGGACGCTCCGCCCGGTGACCTGGCCCTCTTCGGCAGCGAGAAGAACCC
- a CDS encoding transcriptional regulator, whose protein sequence is MRRVLLGVLALSGVAGAANVDDLLTALKRARTLEARGTVEVTVLFPPREVPTKTAGALPRVPFRPSLLARNFEVTEAGKESVANRPTTRYELTPKVGQAARWTLWIDQEWNIPLAYQENFPDGTVARRAAFLKVSPRPASVQIAVPAAPQGLRAALLSALPGLRLPGGWQPVAVRSRPNGGAEVDLTDGVNVFALVIAPRGVRAAPGIASRRVDGSFVWLVGNLPQGVLKAALAKVSRVNTAGLGTFLKVNASNVQPSPDQPSQKESP, encoded by the coding sequence GTGAGACGGGTGCTGCTGGGCGTTCTCGCCCTGTCGGGCGTGGCGGGCGCGGCGAATGTGGACGATCTGCTGACCGCCCTGAAGCGGGCCCGCACGCTGGAGGCGCGCGGCACGGTGGAGGTCACGGTGCTGTTCCCGCCGCGCGAGGTGCCCACCAAGACGGCGGGAGCATTGCCACGCGTGCCGTTCCGCCCGTCGTTGCTGGCACGTAACTTCGAGGTCACGGAGGCGGGGAAGGAAAGCGTCGCCAATCGCCCCACCACCCGCTACGAGCTGACGCCGAAAGTGGGGCAGGCCGCGCGCTGGACGCTGTGGATCGATCAGGAGTGGAACATCCCGCTGGCGTATCAGGAGAATTTCCCGGACGGGACCGTCGCCCGCCGCGCCGCGTTTCTGAAGGTCAGTCCCAGGCCCGCTTCGGTGCAGATTGCAGTTCCTGCCGCGCCGCAAGGGTTGCGCGCCGCGCTGCTCTCGGCGCTGCCCGGCCTGCGGCTCCCTGGCGGATGGCAGCCGGTGGCAGTCAGGAGCCGGCCGAACGGCGGGGCCGAGGTTGACCTGACCGACGGCGTCAACGTGTTCGCGCTGGTGATCGCCCCCAGGGGGGTGCGCGCCGCGCCGGGCATCGCCTCGCGCCGGGTGGACGGCAGCTTCGTGTGGCTGGTGGGCAACCTGCCCCAGGGCGTGCTGAAGGCGGCGCTGGCGAAGGTTAGCCGGGTGAACACGGCGGGTCTGGGAACTTTTCTGAAAGTGAATGCCTCTAACGTTCAGCCCAGCCCAGATCAGCCGTCCCAGAAGGAGAGCCCGTGA
- a CDS encoding RNA polymerase sigma factor: MRDPPAPSPVSVHVSAPDAPEVCDLDLARQAAHDERAFEALVNRHAAGVHRLAAGMVGPGAADDVVQEVFMAVHKGLSGFRGEAAFSTWLHRIALNACHKAIRGKGHPTVSLGGVSEPAAPHDPVHAGEQADLRARLARALQTLPEDQREAVSLRELSGLDYAEIAAITGAELGTVKSRINRGRAALRAYLTGLGIRP; the protein is encoded by the coding sequence TTGCGTGACCCCCCGGCCCCCAGCCCAGTTTCCGTCCACGTATCGGCGCCCGACGCGCCGGAAGTCTGCGATCTGGACCTTGCCCGCCAGGCCGCGCATGATGAACGGGCTTTCGAGGCGCTTGTGAATCGGCACGCGGCAGGCGTTCACCGTCTGGCCGCCGGAATGGTGGGGCCGGGGGCGGCGGACGACGTGGTGCAGGAAGTCTTCATGGCCGTCCACAAGGGACTGAGTGGGTTTCGGGGCGAGGCAGCCTTCAGCACCTGGCTGCACCGCATCGCGCTGAATGCCTGCCACAAGGCGATCCGCGGCAAGGGCCATCCAACGGTGTCGCTGGGTGGCGTGTCCGAACCCGCCGCTCCCCACGATCCGGTCCACGCCGGTGAGCAGGCCGACCTGCGCGCCCGGCTGGCCCGCGCTCTGCAGACCCTGCCCGAGGACCAGCGCGAGGCGGTCTCGCTGCGTGAGCTGTCGGGCCTGGACTATGCCGAGATCGCCGCGATTACCGGCGCTGAACTGGGCACCGTCAAGAGCCGCATCAACCGGGGCCGCGCCGCGCTGCGGGCGTACCTGACGGGACTGGGAATCAGGCCGTGA
- a CDS encoding metal-dependent transcriptional regulator produces MTARTSLSRSAEDYLKQLYMLGQANQVSGKVSTQALADALEVAPASVTGMLRKLTEQGLVSHAPYQGAALTAEGERVALEVLRHHRLLELFLHRALGVPLDEVHEEAERLEHALSERLEAHIAAWLGDPTHDPHGDPIPTLSGEVPARAERRLSQLAAGDTGTVSRVPDADAGQLRALVQAGLTPGVQLRILSVDAALGTLSAELPPATGRTAPHTLTLSLGVAAQVGIHAPDQQA; encoded by the coding sequence ATGACTGCCCGCACTTCCCTCTCCCGCTCTGCCGAGGATTACCTCAAGCAGCTCTACATGCTGGGGCAGGCAAATCAGGTTTCGGGCAAGGTCAGTACCCAGGCGCTGGCCGACGCGCTGGAGGTGGCCCCCGCCAGCGTGACCGGCATGTTACGCAAGCTGACCGAGCAGGGGCTGGTGTCGCACGCGCCGTACCAGGGTGCGGCCCTGACCGCCGAGGGTGAGCGCGTGGCCCTGGAAGTGCTGCGGCATCACCGCCTGCTGGAGCTGTTCCTCCACCGCGCGCTGGGCGTGCCACTGGACGAGGTGCACGAGGAAGCCGAGCGCCTGGAGCACGCCCTGAGCGAGCGCCTGGAAGCCCATATCGCGGCGTGGCTGGGCGACCCCACGCATGATCCGCACGGTGACCCGATCCCCACACTGAGCGGCGAGGTGCCCGCCCGCGCCGAGCGCCGCCTGTCGCAGCTGGCCGCTGGGGACACCGGCACTGTGTCGCGCGTGCCTGACGCCGATGCTGGACAGCTGCGCGCCCTGGTCCAGGCAGGGCTGACCCCCGGCGTTCAGCTGCGAATTCTGAGCGTGGACGCCGCGCTGGGGACCCTAAGTGCCGAATTGCCGCCCGCAACGGGAAGAACGGCGCCCCACACGCTGACGCTCTCGCTGGGGGTGGCTGCCCAGGTAGGCATCCACGCCCCGGACCAGCAGGCCTGA
- a CDS encoding DinB family protein — protein MSFGADELATLLDEANHAPWESVRAALAGIDGQPHPRVGWLTSHLSATKRDFWAQIAAATGTSAPDDAAGLTRLMAWEVDAARALNADALQTRLTHSGQDMTVTEMLRLNARHTAWHAGQIAALANRARLA, from the coding sequence ATGAGCTTCGGTGCCGACGAGCTGGCCACCCTGCTGGACGAGGCCAATCACGCCCCCTGGGAAAGCGTGCGAGCTGCTCTGGCAGGCATTGACGGTCAGCCGCACCCGCGCGTGGGCTGGCTGACCAGTCACCTGAGCGCCACCAAACGCGACTTCTGGGCGCAGATCGCCGCCGCCACCGGCACCTCCGCCCCCGATGACGCGGCCGGCCTGACCCGCCTGATGGCCTGGGAGGTGGACGCTGCCCGCGCCCTGAACGCCGACGCGCTGCAGACCCGCCTGACCCACAGTGGCCAGGACATGACCGTCACCGAGATGCTGCGGCTGAATGCCCGTCACACGGCCTGGCACGCCGGACAGATCGCCGCTCTGGCGAATCGCGCCCGCCTGGCCTAG
- a CDS encoding E3 binding domain-containing protein translates to MEQIAPLARILAEANGIDWQQLRGSGSGGTVVEQDILNYLSRIMSGEEEPPSTPVDDMPEGWTGDEQLPAGMFSAAQLSEAGIDSDIADFVTQTRAPEVPATPSAPSLSHDAMDFELDDEVSDLDAPLAAEPQPVATDWSFAPAQSHAPQAPHVDAPQPMAPAPEPAFPSLSAPEPVPAPEVQMPAASASADVAAPPAAAGGLSGLLSRLYRKDNEAPPAPMPAPQPEVQQPASQPAPFAGQHVGAETAALDFQAPVVEAPVVEELVIEAPLAEAPAAELAEPEVVAPAVEVPELQAPEPQAAEPQAAQPPVPVLEDDLAPNIVAEQQPTPQPVAASPAMPASAVWFGTYLRRDAQVGAADDLRAQLSEALGQDVSLAFLVARAAQRHADVLGLDLGTVALHSADGQNHTVTGGALRDAVNALHGGQDSATDLLVTDAGALGVDDLHYPHTLTLSLGRVQDGRAALSLNGDVEPRQAAQFLSRVAEALEKPIALVL, encoded by the coding sequence ATGGAACAGATTGCTCCGCTCGCCAGGATTCTGGCAGAAGCGAACGGCATTGATTGGCAGCAGTTGCGGGGGTCTGGTTCAGGCGGAACGGTCGTCGAGCAGGACATCCTGAACTACCTGTCGCGCATTATGAGCGGTGAGGAAGAGCCGCCCTCCACTCCGGTTGACGATATGCCCGAGGGCTGGACCGGCGATGAGCAGCTGCCCGCCGGGATGTTCAGCGCAGCTCAGCTCAGCGAGGCTGGGATCGACAGTGACATCGCCGATTTCGTCACCCAGACCCGCGCGCCGGAGGTGCCTGCCACCCCCAGTGCCCCCAGTCTGAGCCACGACGCCATGGATTTCGAGCTGGACGACGAGGTGAGCGATCTGGACGCGCCGCTGGCCGCCGAGCCGCAGCCCGTCGCCACCGACTGGTCGTTTGCCCCGGCGCAGTCCCACGCGCCGCAGGCCCCTCACGTCGACGCGCCGCAGCCCATGGCTCCGGCCCCCGAACCCGCCTTCCCCAGCCTGAGCGCCCCGGAGCCTGTGCCCGCGCCCGAGGTCCAGATGCCTGCTGCTAGCGCTTCGGCCGACGTCGCGGCCCCACCCGCTGCCGCAGGCGGCCTGAGCGGTCTGCTCTCGCGCCTGTACCGCAAGGACAACGAGGCCCCGCCCGCGCCGATGCCCGCGCCCCAGCCCGAAGTCCAGCAGCCAGCCAGCCAGCCGGCTCCCTTCGCCGGACAACATGTTGGAGCCGAGACCGCCGCGCTGGACTTCCAGGCCCCGGTCGTTGAAGCGCCCGTCGTTGAGGAACTGGTCATCGAGGCCCCTCTGGCCGAAGCGCCGGCTGCCGAACTGGCCGAACCCGAAGTGGTGGCCCCGGCAGTGGAAGTTCCAGAACTCCAGGCCCCGGAACCCCAGGCCGCAGAACCACAAGCCGCACAGCCGCCGGTTCCAGTTCTGGAAGACGATCTGGCTCCCAACATCGTCGCCGAACAGCAGCCCACGCCACAGCCTGTCGCGGCCAGCCCGGCCATGCCCGCCAGCGCCGTTTGGTTTGGCACCTACCTACGCCGTGACGCCCAGGTGGGCGCAGCAGACGATCTGCGCGCCCAGCTGTCCGAGGCGCTGGGTCAGGACGTCTCGCTGGCCTTCCTGGTGGCCCGCGCTGCCCAGCGTCACGCCGACGTCCTGGGGCTGGACCTGGGCACCGTCGCCCTGCACAGCGCGGACGGTCAGAATCACACCGTCACGGGCGGTGCCTTGCGTGACGCCGTGAACGCGTTGCACGGCGGACAGGACAGTGCGACCGATCTGCTGGTCACCGACGCCGGGGCACTGGGCGTGGACGATCTGCATTACCCCCACACCCTGACCCTCAGCCTGGGGCGCGTGCAGGATGGCCGCGCCGCCCTGAGCCTGAACGGCGATGTGGAGCCTCGCCAGGCCGCGCAGTTCCTGAGCCGTGTGGCTGAGGCTCTGGAAAAACCCATCGCCCTGGTGCTGTAA
- a CDS encoding Glu/Leu/Phe/Val dehydrogenase family protein: protein MLILDEMQARGHESLTLLHHAPSGLKAALAVHSTVLGPAIAGVRLREQDEELAVRGALALSESLTLKAALAGLNYGGGACVLMMPEAGVDDPHTREALFRALGRQVRPLATRAVLTEDIGVTPADIAFVAQETPATLGMNTDTSAITGYGVYRGMKAAARFALGAESMRGVRVVIMGVGAVGRALAAHLHREGAKLTVADDRPERAQALADSLSGVNVVSCGSALDVPGDILAPCGFGHSVHSADVPRLQCRLIAGGEHHPLTRRGEEAVKEAGIVYMPDFAINSAGLIAAATGADMNAAAEQVYQIVSRITHVAEQYSKPPSVVARRMAERRIELIGSLGRA, encoded by the coding sequence ATGTTGATACTTGACGAGATGCAGGCGCGCGGCCACGAGAGCCTGACGCTGCTTCACCACGCGCCCAGCGGCCTGAAGGCGGCGCTGGCCGTGCATTCCACGGTGCTGGGGCCAGCCATTGCGGGCGTACGGCTGCGCGAGCAGGATGAAGAGCTGGCGGTGCGCGGCGCACTGGCCCTGTCCGAGAGCCTGACCCTCAAGGCGGCGCTGGCAGGGCTGAACTACGGCGGCGGGGCCTGTGTGCTGATGATGCCCGAGGCCGGCGTGGATGACCCGCACACGCGCGAGGCGCTGTTCCGGGCGCTGGGCCGTCAGGTCCGGCCGCTGGCGACGCGGGCGGTGCTGACCGAGGACATCGGGGTCACCCCCGCCGACATCGCCTTCGTGGCGCAGGAAACCCCGGCCACGCTGGGCATGAACACTGACACCAGCGCCATCACCGGCTACGGCGTGTACCGAGGCATGAAGGCAGCCGCCCGTTTCGCGCTGGGCGCCGAGAGTATGCGCGGCGTGCGGGTGGTGATCATGGGTGTAGGCGCGGTAGGGCGCGCGCTGGCCGCCCACCTGCACCGCGAGGGCGCAAAACTGACCGTGGCCGATGACCGCCCCGAACGTGCCCAGGCCCTGGCCGACAGCCTCAGCGGCGTGAACGTCGTGAGTTGCGGCAGCGCGCTGGACGTGCCTGGAGACATTCTGGCGCCCTGTGGTTTCGGGCACAGCGTCCACAGCGCCGACGTGCCCCGGCTGCAGTGCCGCCTGATCGCGGGGGGCGAACATCACCCGCTGACCCGCCGGGGCGAGGAAGCTGTCAAGGAGGCTGGAATCGTGTACATGCCCGACTTCGCCATCAATTCGGCGGGCCTGATCGCCGCCGCCACCGGGGCCGACATGAACGCGGCGGCCGAGCAGGTCTACCAGATCGTCAGCCGCATTACCCATGTGGCCGAGCAGTACAGCAAGCCCCCCAGCGTCGTCGCCCGCCGTATGGCCGAGCGGCGAATTGAACTGATCGGCAGCCTGGGGCGCGCGTGA
- the udk gene encoding uridine kinase: MSTPFVIGVAGGSGSGKTTVTRRVMETVGEQGVAVLAQDNYYRNQDEIPFETRLKTNYDHPAAFDWELLRTHLDALLAGVPIDMPEYDFTQHTRSARTTKVLPGSVVVLEGFFALYDEELRRRMHLKVFVDADADVRFIRRLLRDTGERGRTPESVISQYLEFVRPMHLSFVEPTKRYADVIIPHGGMNEPALDMLAARIRTTI; this comes from the coding sequence ATGAGCACCCCCTTCGTGATCGGCGTGGCGGGCGGCTCGGGCAGCGGCAAGACCACCGTGACCCGGCGGGTGATGGAAACGGTGGGCGAGCAGGGCGTGGCCGTGCTTGCACAGGACAACTATTACCGCAATCAGGACGAGATTCCCTTCGAGACCCGGCTGAAGACCAACTACGATCACCCGGCGGCCTTCGACTGGGAACTGCTGCGCACGCATCTGGACGCCCTGCTCGCCGGCGTGCCCATCGACATGCCCGAGTACGACTTCACGCAACACACCCGCTCGGCGCGAACGACGAAGGTGTTGCCCGGCAGCGTGGTCGTGCTGGAGGGCTTTTTCGCGCTGTACGACGAGGAACTGCGCAGGCGTATGCACCTCAAGGTCTTCGTGGACGCCGACGCCGACGTGCGCTTTATCCGGCGGCTGCTGCGCGATACCGGTGAACGCGGGCGCACCCCCGAGAGCGTGATCTCGCAGTACCTGGAATTCGTGCGCCCCATGCACCTGAGCTTCGTGGAACCCACCAAGAGGTACGCGGACGTGATCATTCCCCACGGCGGCATGAACGAGCCCGCGCTGGACATGCTGGCGGCGCGGATTCGCACCACGATCTAG
- the trmFO gene encoding methylenetetrahydrofolate--tRNA-(uracil(54)-C(5))-methyltransferase (FADH(2)-oxidizing) TrmFO, producing MTTAPTITVIGAGLAGSEAALAAARQGVRVRLHEMRPVKMTPAHRSGGFAELVCSNSLGGEGERQSKGLLQAELRSVGGGIVTAADASRLPAGNALAVERDEFSARVTLAVREHPLIEVVEGEMEAVPEGITVIASGPLTSDALAADLARMTGSERLSFYDAAAPVIDIASIDMSVCWRAGRYDQSADYINCPFTKDEYLAFFAALEQARAHTPHDWEKLEFFEGCMPIEEIARRGVDTPRFGPMSPKGLDDPRTGRWPYAVAQLRQEDREGRLWSLVGFQTGLKWGDQKAVVQLIPGLNDAEIVRYGVMHRNTYLNAPQVLDSTLQLRADPQKLVAGVLAGTEGYLESAGTGWLAGTNAARLALGLAPLTPPAESMLGGLVRYLASANPKNFQPMNVNWALVPELPLPEPGPNGKVRKLGKHEKRPVLFRRGLNAFMTWAAGEAGLPVTPPPVPHEEESAEAQAQPVLR from the coding sequence ATGACCACTGCCCCTACCATTACCGTGATCGGCGCGGGCCTGGCCGGCTCCGAGGCCGCGCTGGCCGCCGCCCGTCAGGGCGTGCGCGTGCGGCTGCACGAGATGCGCCCTGTAAAAATGACCCCCGCCCATCGCTCGGGCGGCTTTGCCGAACTGGTGTGCAGCAATTCGCTGGGCGGCGAGGGCGAGCGCCAGAGCAAGGGGCTGTTGCAGGCCGAACTTCGCAGCGTGGGCGGGGGCATCGTGACGGCAGCGGACGCTTCCAGGTTGCCCGCCGGAAACGCCCTGGCCGTCGAGCGTGACGAATTCAGTGCACGAGTCACGCTCGCGGTGCGCGAGCATCCCCTGATCGAGGTGGTGGAGGGCGAGATGGAAGCCGTCCCGGAGGGCATCACCGTGATCGCCTCCGGCCCCCTGACGAGCGACGCGCTGGCCGCTGACCTTGCCCGGATGACCGGCAGCGAGCGCCTGAGCTTCTACGACGCCGCTGCCCCGGTGATCGACATCGCCAGCATCGACATGAGCGTGTGCTGGCGGGCCGGGCGCTACGATCAGAGCGCCGATTACATCAACTGCCCGTTTACAAAAGACGAGTACCTGGCCTTCTTCGCCGCGCTGGAACAGGCCCGCGCCCACACTCCGCACGACTGGGAAAAGCTGGAATTCTTCGAGGGCTGCATGCCCATTGAGGAAATCGCTCGCCGGGGCGTGGACACCCCGCGTTTCGGTCCCATGTCGCCCAAGGGCCTTGATGACCCGCGCACCGGGCGCTGGCCCTACGCGGTGGCGCAGCTCCGCCAGGAGGACCGCGAGGGCCGCCTGTGGTCCCTGGTGGGCTTCCAGACCGGCTTGAAGTGGGGCGATCAGAAAGCCGTGGTCCAGCTCATTCCTGGCCTGAACGACGCCGAGATCGTCCGCTACGGCGTGATGCACCGCAACACCTACCTGAACGCGCCGCAGGTGCTGGACTCCACGCTGCAACTGCGTGCCGACCCTCAAAAGCTGGTGGCAGGTGTGCTGGCTGGAACGGAAGGCTACCTGGAGAGCGCCGGGACAGGCTGGCTTGCCGGAACGAACGCGGCGCGGCTGGCGCTGGGACTGGCCCCGCTGACCCCTCCGGCCGAGTCCATGCTGGGCGGGCTGGTGCGTTACCTTGCGAGCGCCAACCCCAAGAACTTCCAACCCATGAATGTCAACTGGGCGCTGGTTCCCGAATTGCCCCTGCCGGAACCAGGGCCGAATGGCAAGGTTCGCAAACTGGGCAAGCACGAGAAACGCCCGGTGCTGTTCCGGCGCGGCCTGAACGCCTTCATGACCTGGGCGGCAGGGGAGGCGGGCCTGCCGGTGACACCGCCGCCCGTCCCTCACGAGGAGGAAAGCGCGGAGGCCCAGGCCCAACCTGTGCTGCGTTAA
- a CDS encoding metallophosphoesterase family protein, with the protein MRLAIIADIHGNLDALRAVLADAQAQGAEQIVVNGDVVNRGPDSVAALETLLARDDVSFTLGNHDDLLRLWEARSPGLPAEWFSDPFWGATDWSATQLDRAGLLHAPADWPMTHTLTESGLPPVLIAHGSPLHYREGLSERTRPERVQELSAGHGVLIGSHIHRPAQAQVGGVLVLNTGAVGAPANGDPRAQYLLLTSSPEGWETEFRAVPYDRAGVLARFGSSGLLDTGLSAQIFREEVLTSRSLYTPYWQWTEDTGTPRNTRTWNTFLQRHFPVRRA; encoded by the coding sequence ATGCGTTTGGCCATCATTGCAGACATACACGGCAACCTAGACGCACTGCGGGCTGTGCTGGCCGACGCGCAAGCACAGGGCGCGGAGCAGATCGTGGTCAACGGCGACGTGGTCAACCGGGGGCCGGATTCGGTAGCGGCGCTGGAAACGCTGCTGGCACGCGATGACGTCAGCTTCACGCTGGGCAACCACGATGACCTGCTGAGGCTGTGGGAGGCCCGCAGCCCGGGCCTGCCCGCCGAATGGTTCAGCGATCCCTTCTGGGGCGCCACCGACTGGAGCGCCACGCAACTGGACCGGGCAGGCCTGCTGCACGCTCCCGCAGACTGGCCCATGACCCACACGCTGACGGAGTCAGGCCTGCCACCCGTGCTAATCGCCCACGGCTCTCCGCTGCATTACCGCGAGGGCCTCAGCGAGCGAACGAGACCGGAGCGCGTTCAGGAACTCAGCGCTGGCCACGGTGTACTGATCGGCTCACACATTCACCGCCCGGCCCAGGCGCAGGTCGGCGGCGTGCTGGTGCTGAACACCGGGGCCGTGGGGGCGCCCGCCAACGGCGATCCGCGGGCCCAGTACCTGTTGCTGACGTCTAGCCCGGAAGGGTGGGAGACGGAATTCCGGGCCGTGCCATATGACCGCGCCGGTGTGCTGGCTCGCTTCGGCAGCAGCGGCCTGCTCGACACCGGTCTCAGCGCGCAGATTTTCAGGGAGGAGGTCCTCACGTCGCGCAGCCTGTACACGCCGTACTGGCAGTGGACCGAGGACACGGGCACACCACGCAATACCCGGACCTGGAACACCTTTTTGCAAAGACATTTCCCCGTCCGCCGGGCATAA